In Vibrio fluvialis, the DNA window AAACCTATCTGATGAACAGCGGCGTGTGGACCGAGCAGGACGAAGAGCAGTGGCTCACTCACTGCAAGGAAGTAGTGGAACACGCGGTGCAGTGCTATCTCGATATCACCCCGCAACCGCCTGAAGCCGCGTTCGATTTTCTCTACGAATCGCTCACGCCGGATCTCCACGCGCAGCGTGACGAACTGATCAACAAAGCAATGCGCATGCAGGGAGGCAAACATGGCTGAAATGACCTTAGTTGAAGCTGTCAACCTGGCTTTGCATTATGAGATGGAACACGATCCGAACGTGATTGTGCTCGGCGAAGACGTCGGCGACAACGGCGGTGTATTTCGCGCCACCGTCGGCCTCAAAGACAAATTTGGTTTTAAACGCGTGATAGACACGCCGCTCGCTGAAGCGCTGATTGGCGGTGTGGCCGTGGGCATGGCCACCCAAGGCTTGCGTCCGGTGGCCGAGTTTCAGTTCCAGGGCTTTGTGTTTCCGGCGATGGAGCATTTGATGTGCCATGCCGCGCGCATACGCAACCGCACCCGTGGCCGCCTAACCTGCCCGGCCGTGTTCCGCGCGCCATTTGGCGGCGGGATACATGCGCCTGAGCACCACTCTGAAAGTGTGGAAGCCCTGTTTGCGCACGTGCCCGGTTTTAAAGTGGTCGTCCCATCTTCCCCTCAGCGTGCCTACGGTTTGCTGCTGGCTGCGATTCGCAGCAACGATCCGGTGATGTTCTTTGAACCGAAACGCATCTATCGCACCGTCAAATCCGATGTCACCGACAACGGTGAAGCCCTGCCACTCGATACCTGCTTTACCCTGCGTAAAGGCCGCGATGTCACGTTGGTCACTTGGGGCGCCTGCGTCGTAGAATCATTACAGGCAGCCAAAACCTTGTCCGCGCAAGGCATTGAAGTGGAGGTGGTCGATTTGGCCAGCATCAAACCGCTCGACATGAACACCATCTTGCGCTCGCTGGAGAAAACCGGGCGTTTGCTGGTGGTGCATGAAGCCAGCAAAACCTGCGGCGTCGGCTCGGAAATTCTGGCGCGCGTGGCGGAGCAGGCGATGTGTCTGCTCAAAGCGCCACCCAAACGTGTCACCGGTATGGACACCATCATGCCCTACTACAAAAATGAAGAGTATTTCATGATTCAGGAACAGGACATCGTGCTGGCTGCGCGAGAGTTAGTGGAGGGTTGGAAATGAAGTCATTTATGTTACCCGACCTCGGTGAGGGGTTAGCCGAATCAGAAATCGTCGAATGGCATGTCAACGTCGGCGATGTGGTCAAAGTCGATCAGGTCGTGCTGACGGTGGAAACCGCCAAAGCCACCGTTGAAGTGCCCGCACCTTACGCGGGTAAAATCGTCAGCCGTCACGGCAATGAAGGCGATGTGATCAACATCGGCAGTCTGCTTCTGGAAATTGAAGAACTCGACAGC includes these proteins:
- a CDS encoding alpha-ketoacid dehydrogenase subunit beta, with protein sequence MAEMTLVEAVNLALHYEMEHDPNVIVLGEDVGDNGGVFRATVGLKDKFGFKRVIDTPLAEALIGGVAVGMATQGLRPVAEFQFQGFVFPAMEHLMCHAARIRNRTRGRLTCPAVFRAPFGGGIHAPEHHSESVEALFAHVPGFKVVVPSSPQRAYGLLLAAIRSNDPVMFFEPKRIYRTVKSDVTDNGEALPLDTCFTLRKGRDVTLVTWGACVVESLQAAKTLSAQGIEVEVVDLASIKPLDMNTILRSLEKTGRLLVVHEASKTCGVGSEILARVAEQAMCLLKAPPKRVTGMDTIMPYYKNEEYFMIQEQDIVLAARELVEGWK